CTTTATTGGATTCCGGAAAACTTCGTGTTGCTGAGCCTACGGAAAACGGATGGCAGGTGAATGAGTGGGTGAAGAAAGCCGTAGTAATGTATTTCCCGATCCAGAAGATGGAAACTATTGAAGTAGGCCCGTTTGAATTTCATGACAAAATTCCTTTGAAGAAAAATTATGCTGAAAAAGGAGTGAGAGTTGTACCGCATGCGATCGCCAGAGAAGGATCTTTCGTAGCTTCAGGCGTTATTTTGATGCCTTCTTACGTAAATATCGGGGCTTATGTAGATTCCGGAACAATGGTAGACACCTGGGCTACGGTTGGAAGCTGTGCACAGATCGGTAAAAACGTTCACCTGAGTGGTGGTGTAGGTATCGGTGGTGTATTGGAACCGTTACAGGCTGCTCCTGTGATCATTGAAGACGATTGTTTCATCGGTTCAAGATGTATCGTGGTAGAAGGTGTTCACGTAGAAAAAGAAGCCGTATTGGGTGCGAATGTCGTATTGACAGCTTCTACAAAAATTATTGATGTTACAGGGGATACACCAATTGAGATCAAAGGAAGAGTTCCTGCACGTTCAGTAGTAATTCCGGGAAGTTATACAAAACAGTATCCTGCCGGAGAATACCAGGTTCCTTGTGCATTGATCATCGGTCAGAGAAAAGAATCAACAGATAAAAAGACATCTCTTAATGATGCTTTAAGAGAGAATAATGTAGCCGTATAAGCTGTGTTTTCTCTAAATTTTAAAGATTGATTTTTAAAATTTATACAATAAACCCTGAATAGTCATTTAGGGTTTATTTTATTTATACCTTTAAACCGCTTAAAAAATCTTACTAAAAACATGAATATGAAGATTGCCTTCGACGCAAAACGTTTTTTTCATAATACGTCCGGATTGGGCAATTATTCAAGAGACCTGGTCAGGATTCTTTCTCAGTACTATCCTGAAAACGAATACCTGCTGCTGAACAAAAACCGTTCAGAAAGAGGAAAAGACATCTTCGAAAGACCCGATGTCCGTTTTGTGGAAACCTCAAAAGGAAACCTTTCCCGCCAGTTTAAAATGGGTAAGGATGCACAGAAGGTAGGCGCACAGATATTTCACGGTCTTTCCGGCGAGTTGCCTCTGAAATGGGGTAAAGAACCCATCAAAAAGATAGTGACGATTCATGATCTGATTTTTATGCGATATCCTCAATATTATTCCTTCTTTGACAGGAAAATACATCTGTGGAAATTTAAAAAAGCGGCAGCTTCTGCAGATAAGATCATCGCCATTTCGGAACAGACTAAAAGAGATATTATCACCTATCTAAAAGTTCCTGAAAACAAAATAGAGGTCATTTATCAGGGATGTCATCAAGCTTTTAAAGAACAGCAGTCTGATAAGTTTATTCAACTTACCAAAGAGAAATTCAATCTTCCTGAGCGCTTTATTTTAAACGTTGGAACCATTGAAGACCGTAAGAATCTGTTAAACATTGTCAAAGGAATCAGCGGAACGGAAATCCCGTTGGTTGTTGTTGGGAGAAAGACGAATTACTATAAAAAAGTAGAAGCTTTCATCAGAAAAAACAAAATGGAAAAACAGGTGCTCTTTCTGGAAGGAGTTTCCATGGATGAACTGGCTGTGATCTATAAACTGGCCGATATTTTTGTCTATCCGAGTTTTTTTGAAGGCTTCGGAATCCCTGTGATAGAAGCTCTTTTCTCAA
The Chryseobacterium sp. W4I1 DNA segment above includes these coding regions:
- a CDS encoding 2,3,4,5-tetrahydropyridine-2,6-dicarboxylate N-succinyltransferase, translated to MSLQQTIENIWDHRDLLQNEDSQKAIREVISLLDSGKLRVAEPTENGWQVNEWVKKAVVMYFPIQKMETIEVGPFEFHDKIPLKKNYAEKGVRVVPHAIAREGSFVASGVILMPSYVNIGAYVDSGTMVDTWATVGSCAQIGKNVHLSGGVGIGGVLEPLQAAPVIIEDDCFIGSRCIVVEGVHVEKEAVLGANVVLTASTKIIDVTGDTPIEIKGRVPARSVVIPGSYTKQYPAGEYQVPCALIIGQRKESTDKKTSLNDALRENNVAV
- a CDS encoding glycosyltransferase family 1 protein; this encodes MKIAFDAKRFFHNTSGLGNYSRDLVRILSQYYPENEYLLLNKNRSERGKDIFERPDVRFVETSKGNLSRQFKMGKDAQKVGAQIFHGLSGELPLKWGKEPIKKIVTIHDLIFMRYPQYYSFFDRKIHLWKFKKAAASADKIIAISEQTKRDIITYLKVPENKIEVIYQGCHQAFKEQQSDKFIQLTKEKFNLPERFILNVGTIEDRKNLLNIVKGISGTEIPLVVVGRKTNYYKKVEAFIRKNKMEKQVLFLEGVSMDELAVIYKLADIFVYPSFFEGFGIPVIEALFSKTAVITSNVSCLPEAGGEDSVYVDPKSFEDIGAKIKFLWENESERKRRAEKSFTFVQKFNDEPIAAQLMDVYKKIL